The sequence GACGATCGAATCAATTTCACTTGACAAATTTAATCGGTCGAAGCGAAGATCGAaccaaaaaaatcattatattatataaaataataatataatatcataaattataaaaattttaaataataatatatatagttatcaaaatttaaaatttaagcaTACATATAAGATGTATCTAAACATCCGGTTATTGGCCAAATATGATCGGTTTTGACCGGTTTTTTTTGGGTGTTTCACACATTTGTGACCAGTTCATGATCGAACCATCTGATTTCGAAAACACTGATCTGAACAATTAATTACTAGGTTCGAACACGTCCCAATAAGCGTGTCTTATTTACGAGCCGATGGGGATGgcatatatcataataatttttcatacgTTGTGGTACTTGAGTGTCTGTAGTTGgagaataaaaattatataaagtcTTTTTTTGTTCGAGCATGTCTACGAGTTTAATTGATGCATATAATTTACATGTCTACAAGTTTAATTGATGTATATAATTTACAAGTTACTACGTACGTTTGAAATTTACGATTACCgtttattaaaatatgtataCATTTACATCTACAAAAATAGAAGTGTGGATAGCTATGCTATTTCTGAAATCAACCTTTCCCCTATATGGAATTTTTGAGTCCATTGATCGAACCACTTTATTGAGCTGATTGAGACTAATATTAGATGTATGAAGTAATCTTCAACTTATACCTAATTAGgtaagaaaattaattaatgggATTGAAAGAGAAAGGGAAAAGGAAAGAGAGAAAAGCACGACATTTCTTAAAGTTGACACTGTAAACAAACAACTCACTCGAAAAAGCCCTTTGTGTTATTTAATGTTATCTAccaagcatctgatttcttgtctTTCCAACAACAGTATAATATAATAGTACACACGggaaaataacaattttgtgaGTTATATATTCTATTTGGATCATTAATAAAAGAATAACTAAtactttatattataaatattgacAGAGTCGACCTgtcacgaataaagatatgtgagatCGTGTCATAAGAGACGGTAATTCTATGTGATTATATTTACAAGACGAATCTTTAAATATGCTGTTTCAACTTGCCAATCTCTTAAGCATACCGTATAGAATCAATGGGCATTTAGACTTATATAAATGTTATTTGAAAAATAGGCATAATATCTTGTGAATGTGTTTGCTCTTTCAAAGGATATggttttaaaatacattaatttCACATGGAGAGTTTTCATATTGGCTTTTTTCTATGTTAGAACTTATCCGTGCTTAGAAAATATAATGGATCGAGACAAACCAAATGATATATGTATACCGAATTGGTTTTTTTAATATGGAAAGTGGGTTGAATTATTGAAAAGattatgtatattattattttattaaaaaaatcaaagaaaaaaataaataattaatatggtTGAAAAGAAGATGAGAACCGAGGGTTTACTTGTCGGCAGGGGTACGAGGTTGTAATGCTTTTGTCTCCGAAAACGGTGACGTGGCTTCGTCTGCTCCTTTCGTACAAAAAGTCTACTCTTTTCTCTCCTTCCTTAATCCCAAAAATATCCTTCCTAGTACTTAGTAATTACCGCACGTGCTTACCGAGTTGGGCCGAGGGTGGtccatattataattaaaaaaaaactaatttatttggttttatagcatttcatgaaaatatattgtatactatttatcaattatataaatatattaataatggGAATAGAAACTTTTGATTGATCGTGGACGACGCGGATAGTCTAGTTCAAGCTGAAAGGCTTATGAGCCGACTCGACTCGAATGTTTTGCGATGAAATAAATAACAtggtattattatattataagcATAATTTTTGTTATGATTTCGATTATATGAAGTATATATTTCGAGAGCGAAAAGGCGAAAGCCCAATACAAAATCGAGTCCTAGCTATAGCCCATATATGGCCTAACTCGTTTGATCCAAGTCCAAAGTCCTGTCTGTAGAATTTGGTTGTGATAACGTTAAATATGTGTAACAATAGGCATTGCTCATTTCAAACTAGGCATGTTTGTTTTCAGCTAAATCGAAGTTAAGAATCGctacaacaaaaaaacaatcaaaatttttagaaaataatctTGATTGAACCGGGTTTTTTTTGATAAACAACCCTTCAAAAGTGTATGTGAGAGCATATTGTTTacgataaattattttataaaataaaatcattcaacccgagttttttttaaaaaaataaccctTCAAAAATGTATTTGAGAATACATTGTTTACGATAAATTCTTTTAGTATAAAGTTGGTATCAAAATATTTCTACTTTtatcaaaaatttgtgtgagacggtatcacggatcgtattttgtgagacgaatctcttatttgggtcatccataaaaaaatattactttttatgctaagaatattactttttattgtgaatattgatagggttgacacatctcacaaataaagatccgtgagactgttgtaagttttttttttttttttttttttttttttttttttttttttNAATGTTCTCTCACCCCGTCAATACCAAAACTAGCAACCAACAGATAAGGAGAAGGGACCAAGGCCAACGCTCCATTCTTCTGCTTCTCCCATCCCGATCCTTTCGACAATGGAGGCTACCCTCTTCACCAACCCCTCCTCCAAACCACCGCCGTCTATATACCTTTCCTCAGCCGATGCCTTTTCGCTCAAATCCCACTTCAATAACCCTTTCCTCGCCTCCATCCACCGCACCAAATTCTCTTCCAAGCCTTCACCTTCACCCAGAATCCGAGCAGCCATCAGCCGCACCAAGAAGGAGGAAACGGTGGAAAAGGTAAAGGAAGAACTCCAAGACTGCTTCCTCGTTGCAGGCATTAGTTACAAGGGATTCACGGTCAAACAGTTTCAAGATTTCAGAAGCCAACTCCCCGAGACCTCCAAACTTTTGGTCGCCAAGAATACCCTTGTGCTTAAAGCCATAGAAGGCACAAAATGGGAGTCTCTGAAGCCGTGCATGAAGGGTATGAACGCTTGGCTTTTTGTGCACAGTGAAGAAATCCCGGCTGCGTTGAAGCCGTACAGAGCTTTTCAGAAGGAGAAAAAATTGGAAGAGAATGACTTTACGGGAGCCGTTTTTGAAGGGAAATACTATGGGCCTGAGGAGGTAAAGGTGTTGGAGAATTTGCCGACGAGGGCTGAAGTATATGCGCAGATTTTGGGTTCCTTGAAGGGTCCTGCTTCAGCTGTTGTGGGCACTATTCAGGCCCCGGCTAGGGATTTGATCATGGTGCTCAAGGCATACTGCAAGAAGTTGTAGGAGGAGAGTGCCGGTCAATAGTTGTGTTTTGTATTGGTGAGGCAATGTATGTAAGTTTTTCTTGTCAATTTGAGTATTTTGAACGCACTAAAAATTTAATGTATCACATTTTGTTTAATAATGACTGATCATTGAAATTAATAGCTGAAAAATATGTTCACCGAGCATGGTTTGTTCCTCTTTATTCTTTAATCTCTTGCTTGACTCATGAAATCGAGTGCTTGTACGTACAGAGTTGTAGGGCATTTAATGTGAAAAGTGATGCAAATTTAGTGCAATGGTAGCTCTGATTCGAAGTATTGGAATCTTATCGATCATAGTCTTGTCTTTCTGTTTTTGCTTGATATTAGATAAGTTGCTAGCATAAGGTGATTTTCTTTAGCATTGGTTATACTTTTGTGTGattataaacttttcataatGACTTCAGAGGCTTTTAGAGATCTGTGGGGAGAGTGCTGTTGCAATTGTTGCGTTTTGCTCATTTAACTATTACCAAGAACTTTGTAGCTTCAAAGGTAATTTTATGCTTTTCTTTGTTCATGTGTGTGAAATTATTAAATAGGGTTCTATGTGATTGTTGCATTGTTCAGTAGCAGAGTAGTATAGTGCTATTAATGGGTGAAATAGTGTTGAATTTTGTGATGCTAAAATTTTTGACTAAGCTCTCACAAGTTGGAACTTGGAATGATGACACGATTACCGTGGAGGCTGGCATAACAACTTTAGCAATGCATTAAATTTGGTTTAGAAGACTGAACTGTGTCATAATCTAAATATTTTGCAGTTGATTACATTGATTCAGTTAGCGGAACTTTCATTTTTAGAGtttatttttaacatttattctcATGCTTGCTGTTTGTGTTCCTAGGCATGAAGAGTGAGTTATTATACACTCAATAAAACATTGCATTCATGGATTTGTTTTGAAAGGCAATCCAAATGTTAAAACATTTATCATCAAAAATTGAGGATAAGAAACAACATATGTTCTTCAGTTTGTGTTTGAGAGTGAAGAGATAGTTGACAGTAGAAAAGTAGATGAACAGAACATTATATTACATATAAATGCATTTCTACACATACAACCAAATTAAGGGATACATCAACATAGAGATATTAACTTCTGAAATTGTGCAATTTTAAGAAATCCCCTATGGAGTAAGATAAACAGTGAAATGTGTAATTGTCTCGAGACCATCGGTGGTGTGCTGATCCTCATGTGGAAGAGTTTCGATAGTGGCATACCCTCTAGCATTTTCGTATATTCCAGTTCCTCCAATTACCACAATATGTGAAATTGGAGATGCTGTTCTGTGAACTCCGAAGAAACTAATGGTGTCATCAATTTCATGATCGTGGCCATGAAACATTGCTGTTAAGGCTAGTGTGTGGCTACTTCCATCAGAAGAACTTGCCAAGTAAAACCCTTGAGCTTTTCCAAGAACCACGGATCCCAGCTCATGCCCTTCTGTTAGCTCATTGTCGACCACTGTTACTGATCCAAACATGAGCTGTTGGAGGGTTACCCCTGCTGGCAGCTGTCCTGCCGTGACAAAGGCCTGGTTGTTTCCGCCATTCACGATGTTGTTGTTGCCGTTATTTTGGAGGAGAGTGTTGGTAGGGGAACCATTTAAGCCAACGAGGGAAGGAAAGTTGTTGTTATTGATGACTCCATTGATGGTATTGAGGGGTACCCCGCCATTGATGGGGAATATTTGGTTGTTGGGCTTCGAAAATGGCAGGTTGTTGGTGTCATAGTTGGCCACGATGCCAGTCACCACCCGGCCAgatgggcttgaaccaccaaggATGTCGTGCATGAAAAAGGACAATGTAGGGTGGCCGGTTGTGGTAGCTCCACCAGTTAATCCAGTGGCTCCGCCAGGTGATGTGGTAACAGGGGTGGTTACAGGTGATGCAGTACTGATTGGTGGCGTCTGAGTGTCGTCAGTCCCAGGAACGGGATCTATGACAGGAGCAGTAGGTTGTGCCTCGATAGAAGGATTTGGTGGCACAACGGTGGCGGGAGGGCTTGACTGAGTTGTGGTAGGCGCCACCACGGATGCCACGCCAGGGTTGTCAATCTCCGGTGGTGTAGTATCAGACGTAATGGGAGCATCATCTGGGAGTGGAATTTGTGGGCTGACTTCATCAAGAATTCGTACAGAGTTTGCCATTGTAGTTACTAGCAGCAAGAAACACAAGATTGATTTGATTTTCTTGGATGTAAGTTTGAAAACTCGAACCATTTTGAATGTGTGGAAGCTAATGTTTTTCAGAATAATTTCTTGAGTGGATTTACACTGGATTTTAAGTATGTATATATAGTTGGGGAATAATTTGTATAATAAATCAAGTGGAGCTGATTGAATGGAGTTGATGGATGAACAAACACACTATAATTTGTTGATTAGTTGGGCTAAGTGGAGTCTCAATTGGGGAATTTTTGTATTAATGGTTTTGTCTAGTACATGCAAAATAAGACATATTTTAACAGGCCTTCTTTGGCAACGActgtcattattattatttatcaaaatttatgaactttttatacaaaaatatttttataaaatttatgttcTATAATCAAAAACAGATTATATGTACTGTTCCTTACTCTTTTTGCTTCTTTATTTGCTAAGGATGAAGGATGTAATTTTGCCTAGTTATTTGGGGATTAGAACCACcaatgtttaaaaatacatttttctttaaaaattgtttgagaaagaaattatttttattattttttggggGAAACATTTAAATAGTTCACACTTCCAAATACAAGCGTGAAATTGTTGGGCTGCATCTTCATTGATGAGCTGAATTCATTTCAAGATGATGATGTCATATTGATAACTTCGTCGCATGTTTTTGTAGTTATGAGATGATGATGTGGAAATGatgttaaattgttaattttttaattcaatttaataatttgtatttaaaaaataaaaaaatatagataattaaaattttaacagttatattgtaattttaacaaattacattgaacaaaaaaataaaaagaaagaaaaattacagataacttaaaataacaaaataaaattggacATAAGCATAACAAATTCAAAATACAcacaattaaaatttgaaaacttacaagcaattttcaaaaaatacacgtaaataaaaaaaaatatttatgaatgaaCACCTTTATCTTAAATGGCGATCTGTTTAGGTTGAATACTCCTAGTTCACTTTCGTTTCGTAACATCCTTAAAATTTTGCCGTATTGTTCCGCGTAAGTACTTTTCATCAATTTGGTAACTCATGGTCATATTCCTTCCAAACCAGTCTCCAAAAAGTAGTTGCTTTGATCATTGTCAAGTGTTCGATTGATGAGAGTGTTGCACAATGCCTTTGCGAGACGTTCATCATCGATCTTTGTCCAATGTTTCCTTGTGATGCCTTCATTTCTATCGTCATCAACAATCTTCTTacctttatttttttgtttagaaGGAGGAAATTTATTGAGATTTTGAGAGAATTGAGTTTGAACGTAAAGCTCAACATATGGTCGTCGGACTACTGAAAATTCAATTGAGAAGAATTTGGTTAAAGAGTATTGATATCATCATTTCTTCGTGTATCCATTTTCGTATttggatttaaaataaaatatgaataaagttTGATATTTGGAATGAAAGTGGAAGAAATTGTATAGGATCGAGCGCTTGCTGTTTTACTAAAAGCTATaactggtggtaatggtgcatctcaaatcttttaaactgtacAACAGCataagcaccacggttcgattgCTCTACCAACATGGACAATTATTGTGCTCCACAATCTCTCTCCCAATAACTACAGTCTTTTCAATCAATAAAAATCGAACCCGTGACATTGACTTCAATACCAAAAGTTTgacgttttaccaaaaattatagctggtggtaatggcgaaagtcaaatcttttaaattgtacATCATCACAAGAACTACATTTCGATTGCTCTACCAGctaagacaattattgcactcaataaaatgtattttttgaaaatataatatgtcAATTTGTCGAAGTATGGTTGGATTTTCAAAATATGgtctttgataattttttttgatttctcccaatttttgagtttttttttaaaattttaatttattttaaaaagacaTGGATTAATCTGGCTGTTGATCTGGAATCCAagaactttttattttatttttttattttattttttaagcaaCCATAATTTGATCGTTGATCTTCAACTGCCATATTTAATCtggttgtttattttatattatatacatataattttgatatattgtaTGTCTACTGTACATATTATGTGAGTATTGATGAGTTAACACTTACATATTAGATGTGacgaaatatagaaaaattgcatatcaaatAAGTAAGTGTCACCTAATCGATACCTATATAAATATGCACAATGAATATGCATTTACTATGTGGAAATTTTTCTCACCGAGCCGCCCTGAACATAACATGGGGATGCTTTCTTGTGCTTCATCCTCGGCCATTACAAGTCGAGGAAACCGACGGGCGAGGAAGCCTGCGCGCGCTGCATTGCTCAGCTTCCTCGTCCGGTTGGTATACTCTTATAATGATGTtttctctgaatttttttttttatttatcttattcAATTCCAATATCTCAATTATGAGTTTTGTtcataaaattatcattttatgTTTTCTcagaagaaataaaatataagtatCCCAATTTTGTTTTTACTTGAAAAATTTTATGCTTCTCGTTTGActtgtttcatttttctttcaaattttctcaataaatatttttgttaaaaagtttagacacataattttaaaataagattatTGTAATTTATATGGGGATTTGGAGATTCAAATCTATagtcatatatttttaatagaGATGTCAATGAGACGTATATGGGACGAATATGGCTAGACCCAAGACACACTCTATGAAAAAACTTTGACTCATTACCCACACCACCCCAGTTAAATATTCTTCAGAGCCGCCCCACCCCGAATACCAAACGGGGCCGGTTAGACCCGTGAGactcgatttttttaaaatgaaaacaataattttctTCTCATATGactgaattacaaaaaaaaaacaagcatctaaatacaacacaatagaaaactaattcattTATTCAACACACTTAATaatgacaaataaaatattttcacgaCATGATGATTTACATACAAAAAAGAGCTACTAGCTCTCCAAAAAAATATCGACATCCCCAAATGGAcattaattaaactaaaaccCTAAAATGTTTATATGCACATATATGGGACGAGTATAAGACATATATTATAGGACCTTGAAAAATTAGACCCGAGACCCGTCCTATGACCCATTTGATATGCCCGTTTGAGACGGGTTTATTGCGGTTCTGGGTAAAACCCGAACCCAATGACATCTCTAATTCCTAAGGCTAATATTCACTCGGAtccttttaatttatttaaaactatacaaattgtatatttatctataaatcctcacaaaatgatcaaatttaaaaattaaaataatatttgccaagctatttaatttttagatataataaaataaattctcatGAAATCCAAAATCCAACATCAGAAATTCGAACACGCACACGGGAAAGGCAAAGCGAAGGTCACTCAGTTTCTGAACTGAGAATTGGGGGAAATTTCCACTGAAAATGGACGATTACACCAGAGAAATAATGgatttgaaaaccctagtcacTCGCACTCTCGAGAAGAAGGGGGTCCTTGCCAAGATCCGAGTTAGCTTCCCCCACCCTCCAATTCTATGTTTCCCCTCTTAATTTGATGCCATCACTGTTTACATTTTAGCTCGTGGTATGAAATCTGAGATTTTAACTGAAGAAGGCCGTAAGGATCGGTAATTTCGAGTCGGTTAGTTGGACCTTTTATAGTTTATGAAATGAGGTTTATTTAGGTCGATTTTTGTAAGAATGTTGTGATTGATCGAGAGAGTTGAGTGGATGTTGTATTTGTGATTTTACCCTCTGAACTTTGGGTACGCTTATTCTCATTCTTGGATGTTTTAATGGATGAACTTGGGACGAGTTCTAATTATACTTAGCTTTgcagattttatgtttttatctgTGCGGAATATGATTAATATTAACTAAATACTTGCCTAGTGATGCCAGTAAGTGCGTGGTATACCTAAGATTCTAAAGTAATTCTGGGATTTCAGTTGGTAGACATGTAATGTTAATAAAAAGGCACATGTAAATAAATTTGCACTCTCGGAGATAGCGAAAGAGTGTCACTGTGGTTGTTTTCGGGCAAGATTTGATAATTCTGCTGTTATTTGTTGGTAGGCTGAGCTGAGAGCTAGTGTGTTTGAAGCAATTGAAGAAGAGGATCGAGTCATAGAGAAAGAAGGTCTACCTCCTGCACTACTGGGTAGCTGCAACGACCGTGCTAAGCAACTACATAACTCTCCTTCAGGTACATAAGCAACTACATAACTCTCCTTCAGGTACATAAGTTTCAACGTTCCCATTCCTTTTTATCCCTGATTCGAAGATACCGATCCATTTATTTGAGTTTCATTTGCCTTTGATACCTATTTGTATTCAATCCCAAATCCCCTAGTTTTGCGGAGGGAAGCTCAATCCCGCCATTTTCTTTTTAACTAGATACAATTTGAGTTAGGTGAACATTCCCTGgtaaattattttctattgcaTTCTTCAAGATAGAGATTCTACACCAGTTCTCCTTCTAACATGATTCGCATCCAATGCCAGCCTCCCTTAGGGTAACAAACATAAGAATGTAGCATCTGGGGGATCTGGTTCTGTGGTTTTCTTCCTCTCTTGGAACTTTTCCATCTCATCCATTATCTTACGAGGTAATAATGGTCCTGTGCGCATTTAACACCACGGTGATACTTCATCCGCCTGCGTCTTGTTCTCTTTCTGCTCTATCTGCGAATAGAAAATGAATTGCAGGACTTTGAAAACTTCAGTATAGTTTAAGGGTTATCGATGTTATGTGACAAGACTATGAAGTGACCTCAAACTCTATGGCATTATCTTTTATGCTACTTATAACAAGCTGTATTTGGATTATTATTTCTGAAATGGGTGCATTTTAAGCTTAGAAAAATCAAGAATGATTAATATACTCAAACTTTTTTCCAGTAATTTTGTTTCATTAATTACAGGAAGGCTTTTGACTGCATTGGTATGTGAGTACTTGGAGTGGGCTCAATTGAGTCACACATTAAAAGTCTACTCACCAGAGTGTAATCTGGTATTTTCTACTTACTCTTATCACTTTTCTCACTCTTATTGTCACGGTTATGTAATTATGAGTTGTTAGATTTCCTATTCATTTTCAGACAAAAGATTCCTGGAAATCTGAATTAAAAGAATTTGGCAGCAAGAATGGGCATGATCTTAATCGGAATGGAGACAGCGGTCCTCTGCTTTTGGATGTTTTAGAAGGGTTCTTGAAATACGAGGTCCGATTAAGTGCGATATTTAGATTTAGGTTTTGATATTGATGATATGACTTATATGATCGCGTACGTTACTTGCTCGTAAACTACTCATTCTGCTATCTAAACTCTTTTCTTATTAAAATAACAGTTTTTGCCAGTTAAACCTATCAAATGGGTTATGTCAAGACTCAAGCAGTTAATGTAATCTGGAAATTTCGATGTTCCTTATTGCTGTTGTTTTTGGTTGGTCAATTAATGAGAATAT comes from Primulina huaijiensis isolate GDHJ02 chromosome 5, ASM1229523v2, whole genome shotgun sequence and encodes:
- the LOC140976941 gene encoding protein TONNEAU 1a-like, with the translated sequence MDDYTREIMDLKTLVTRTLEKKGVLAKIRAELRASVFEAIEEEDRVIEKEGLPPALLGSCNDRAKQLHNSPSGRLLTALVCEYLEWAQLSHTLKVYSPECNLTKDSWKSELKEFGSKNGHDLNRNGDSGPLLLDVLEGFLKYENLSQGRGSNRRLTPSESESLSNLEARNLRRPSPISVAGGLPPLGRPLPVSQSSDRRAGSSTSGYRKGDYNWRYDNDEPSEDVLRASAALENLQLDRKARNLTSWRHAGDGVLEEDGRVDHM
- the LOC140976937 gene encoding dirigent protein 24-like, with product MVRVFKLTSKKIKSILCFLLLVTTMANSVRILDEVSPQIPLPDDAPITSDTTPPEIDNPGVASVVAPTTTQSSPPATVVPPNPSIEAQPTAPVIDPVPGTDDTQTPPISTASPVTTPVTTSPGGATGLTGGATTTGHPTLSFFMHDILGGSSPSGRVVTGIVANYDTNNLPFSKPNNQIFPINGGVPLNTINGVINNNNFPSLVGLNGSPTNTLLQNNGNNNIVNGGNNQAFVTAGQLPAGVTLQQLMFGSVTVVDNELTEGHELGSVVLGKAQGFYLASSSDGSSHTLALTAMFHGHDHEIDDTISFFGVHRTASPISHIVVIGGTGIYENARGYATIETLPHEDQHTTDGLETITHFTVYLTP
- the LOC140976938 gene encoding large ribosomal subunit protein uL10c-like, encoding MEATLFTNPSSKPPPSIYLSSADAFSLKSHFNNPFLASIHRTKFSSKPSPSPRIRAAISRTKKEETVEKVKEELQDCFLVAGISYKGFTVKQFQDFRSQLPETSKLLVAKNTLVLKAIEGTKWESLKPCMKGMNAWLFVHSEEIPAALKPYRAFQKEKKLEENDFTGAVFEGKYYGPEEVKVLENLPTRAEVYAQILGSLKGPASAVVGTIQAPARDLIMVLKAYCKKL